The window GCGACGGCGAGCGAGACGACCCCGACCCCCGCGCACACGGCGAGGTCCCCGAGCACGAACGCCCAGTCCGGGTTCGGCCCGAACGTCCGCGCGAGGGCCTCGACCCCGTACGTCGAGGGCAGCAGATCCCGGGCGAACTGGATGAAGCCCGGCATCCGGCCCGCCGGCAGCACGCCGAGCAGCAGCGCGGCCGACATGCCGAGCTGCCCGAGGACGGTGGCGAGTTCCGGTCGCGGGGCGAGCAGACCCAGCGCGGCACCCAGTCCGGCGAGCGCGGCCCCGACGAGCGGGATCACGGCGGCGAGCATCCAGAGGTGCGTCAGCGGCAGCCCGAAGAGCACACAGCCGAAGACGGCGGTCACGACGGTCCCCGGCACGGTGAAGGAGGCGTACGCCCCCGCCGCGCCCAGCACCACCGCCGCCGGCGGCACCGGCAGCGTCGCGTAGTGGTCGAGACCGCCGCTGGAGCGCAGCTGCCCGAAGTACTGGGCCAGCAGGTTCAGGGCGACGAACGCGACGACCAGGACCGCCGAACCGGCGACCACGGCGTGCGCCTCGGCTCCGCCGTCCACCACTCCGCGCATCAGGATCATGATCCCGATCGACTGGAAGGTGGCCACGAACAGCAGGGGGATCCGCGCGACCCGCGCCCGGGAGAGCTGCGCCCGGTACACGGCGCACAGCGAGGGCCACAGGCGCGCGCGAGGCCCCAGCTCGGCGGCTTCACGCTCCACTCGCCCCTCTGCGGCCAGGGCCTGGCCCGGCAGGATCTCGGCGGGTACGACACTCACGTCGAGCTGCTCCTCTGCGCTTCGGCTGTCGCCCATTGTCGTACGGCCACGGCGGCCCGGCCGTTCACCCGGCCGTTCACGCCCGGGCCGGCCGTTCTCCGGTTCACACCCGTGTCCCTCACCCCTTGACCAGTCCCTGTGCGCTGCCCGCGCTGCCGCCGAGCGCCAGGTAGACGTCCTCCAGGCTGGGCGTGGCGAGGGTGAAGTCGTCGAGCGCCACGAAGGCGGCGCCCCCGGTCACCGTGGCCACCACCGCGCGCGCCTCCTCGGGGGCGAGCCGGAGGGTCCAGCGGCGCCCGGACTCCACGGCGCGCGGGCGCAGCGCGGCGACCTCGGGCACGTCCAGCGGGGCCTTCTCCCGCCACACCAGCTCGACGCGCACCTCGCCGGCGACCCGCTCCTTCAGCCCGGCCGGGGTGTCGCAGGCGATGACCCGCCCCTGGTCGAGGACGGCGACCCGGTCGAGGACGGTCTCCGCCTCGATGACGTTGTGGGTGACCAGCAGGACGGTGGTGCCGGACCGGGCCCGCCGCCGGTCCACGGCGGCCCACACGGCCCGCCGGGCCACCGGGTCCATGCCGCTGGTCGGCTCGTCGAGCACCAGCAGGGGCCGCTCTCCGACGAGCGCGGTGGCGAAACAGGCGAGCCGCCGCTGCCCGCCGGACAGCTTCTTCAGCGGTCGTGCGGCGAGCCCGGTCAGACCCAGCTCCTCCAGCACGGCGTCCCGCTCGGCCCGCGCCCGCCGCACCTCCAGCCCGCGCAGCCGCCCCGTGGTCTCCGCGGCGAGCGCCACGGTCAGCTCGTCCAGGGCGGTCGACTCCTGCCCCAGGTAGGCGAGGATCCGCGCGGCCCGCTCGGGATGGCGCACGATGTCGTGGCCCAGGATGTCGACGGTGCCGTCGTCGGGCCGCATCAGCCCGGTCAGCTGCCGTACGAGCGTGGTCTTGCCCGCCCCGTTGGGCCCGAGCAGACCGAAGATCTCCCCGCGCCGGACCTCCAGCGCCACCGCGTCGTTCGCCCGCACCTCGGGAGTGCCCGGCGTGCCCCGCCGCCCCCGGGTCGCCGGATACGTCTTGGTGAGCCCCCGCACAGCGCACACGACATCCCCACCATGCCGGACCGCCTGTGCCGTACGCGTACTCACGAGGGACGAGCCTACGGGGTCCGGGGCGCCCTTTTCCCTCCGGGTCACCCGAGCCGCGCTCCCCGGCGCCCGGCCGCGAACGCCGGCGCACGCGACCCCGGGTCAGGAGGTGCTCGCGCCACCGCCGGAGGTGGTCCGCACATCGATCTCCCGCCAGAAGCCGGCCCGGATCGCGTACCGGTCGTGCTCGTCGATCTGGTCGTCCTTGTGGGCCAGCAGTCCGAACCGGGCCGCGTACCGCAGCAGCTCCCCGTCGACGCGGTGCGGCACCCGCGGATACATCCCCGACAGTTTCTGCAGATGCGTCTGGTCGGGGAGTCGGGCCATCCACCGCCGGGCGAACACCTGTCCGACCTCGAAGGGATCGCCGCCGACCGTGGTGATGTCCTCCTCCCGGTCGGCCCACCGCTGCTCCGCGCTCGTCAGCTGCGCCAGCGTCGGCATGGCCGCCGCCTCGGGCGGCTCCGCCGCGCCTCCGGGCCGGTCCACCCAGCCCTTGTCGGAGGACCACCGCAGGGTGGCCGTCGCCGGGTGCTGCGCGGGGTGCGCCCCCGGCGCCCGCATGGCGGCCAGGTCCTTCGGCGTCGGTACGCCCTTGTGCGTGGCCGCCCGTTCCTCGGTCCCGTTGCGCGCGGCTCCGGCCCCCGAGGTGTGTTCGGGCTCTCCCGTCGGCCGTTCGGTGGCGGCCGCGAGGGCCGACTCGGGCAGCGGCGCCGACAGGATCGCGGCGATCTCCGGGCGCGGCACCGGCTGCGGCGCGCAGACCCCGCCGAGGTCCTTGGCCCGTACGGCCTTGGTGATCCACATCCGGTCGAGGACCCGCCGCTCGTCGGCCTCGGCGACCAGGTCCTCGGACTGGTTGTAGTCGCCGTCGGCGGCCTGCACGGCCCACAGATGCACGGCGACGCCGTGCTCCTTGGCGGCCATCATGCCCGGCAGCAGATCCCCGTCGCCGGTCACGAGGACCACGTCGGAGCAGGCGCGATTGCGGGCCAGCTCGGTCAGTTCGGCGTGCATGGCGGCGTCCACGCCCTTCTGCGCCCACCGCCCGTCGCTGCGGGTCAGCGCGCCGAGCCGCACGGTCACCCGGGGCATCACGCGCAGTCTGCGGTGCTCGGGCTGCGGGACGCGGTCGGGGGCACCGTCGAACCAGTAGATGCGCAGCAACGGCCGCTCGGTGTCGGCCTCGGCGCGCTCGCGCAGCCCCTGGATGAGAGCGGCGTGATCGACGGTGATGCGGGAGCGGGAGGGTTCCCCGGCGAGGAGGCTGGCGGCCGCGCCGAGCAGATACCCGGCGTCCACCAGGACGATGCAGCGGTCCACGCGATCCACCCTCTTTCCGGGAGGTTTGCTTCGGGCTTCCTTCGAGTCTGCCCGACCACGCGGAGGTTAACGGCCGGAACTCGATCTTCGGCGTGGCGTCTTCACTCCGTGTGCCACACCGTGTGCCACGCCGTGCGCCCTTCCGCGACACGGCACGCGGTCCGACAACTCTGGTCACGGACGGTGATTTTCCGAAATGCGCGTGTTGTCATGCTATGTGAATCTGGTCGCGGCCCTGGCCCCTAGACCCCCTTCAGGAGGCAGATCCCCATGGCCAAGAACAAGAAGCAGGACCGTAAGCAGCCGCAGTCCGAGCGTGGTCGGCAGGAGACCCAGCAGCCCTCACTGGAGTCGCAGACCGAGACGCGCATGACCCAGGTGACACCCGGCGACATGGCCCGCAAGGGCCGGCAGAAGCGCTTCGGTCACAACTGACATCGCGGGCCGGGCCGTTGCAGCCCGGACACACCGAGGGGCGCGTCCGTAACACCGGACGCGCCCCTCGCGAAGTTCACGCCTGTCGCGCTCCGCCGGGCCTCGCTCAGCCGGCCAGGCAGGACGGGCCGAGCAGCACCTTCAGATCGCCGAACAGGGCCGGGTCGGGCTTCACCCGGTGCCGGTCCAGGCGCAGCACGGTCGTCTTGGTGGGGCCCTGGAGCCGGATCCGGACCTCGCTGTCGCCCTTGTGGTGGGTCAGGATCTCGCCGAGCCGGCTGACCATGGGCGGGGTGACACGGGTGGCCGGGATGGTGAGGATCACCGGCGCGTTGGTGCCCGCGTTCGACAGGTCGGGGACCTGCATCTCCATGGCGACCAGCCGCGGCACCTCCTCGCGCTTGTCGAGGCGGCCCTTCACGAAGACGACCGCGTCCTCGACGAGTTGGGTCGAGACGAGTTGGTAGGACGCCGGGAAGAACATGCACTCGATGGAACCGGCGAGGTCCTCCACGGTGGCGATGGCCCAGGCGTTGCCCTGCTTGGTCATCTTGCGCTGGAGACCGGAGATGATGCCGCCGATGGTGACGACCGCGCCGTCCGCGTGCTCGCCGCCGGTGAGCTGGGCGATACCCGCGTCGGCCTTGTCGGAGAGCACGTGCTCCAGACCGAAGAGGGGGTGGTCGGAGACGTAGAGGCCGAGCATCTCCCGCTCCTGGGCGAGGAGATAGGTCTTCTCCCACTCGTCGGTGGTGAATTCGACGTCGAGTCCGAAGCCCGGCTCGTTGCTCTCCTCCTCGCCCATGCCGCCGAAGAGGTCGAACTGGCCCTCGGCCTCCTTGCGCTTGACCGCGACCACGTTGTCGATCATCGAGTCGAAGTGCGCGGTGAGGCCCTTGCGGGTGTGCCCCATCGTGTCGAAGGCGCCCGCCTTGATCAGCGACTCGGTGGTGCGTTTGTTGCAGGCGACGGCCTCGACCTTGTCGAGGTAGTCGGGGAAGGAGGCGTACTTCCCCTTGGCCTTGCGGCTGCGGATGATCGACTCGACCACGTTCGTACCGACGTTGCGCACGGCTTCGAGGCCGAAGAGGATCACGTCGTCGCCCTGGGCGGCGAAGTTGTGCTCGGACTCGTTGACGTTCGGCGGGAGCACCTTGATGCGCATGCGGCGGCACTCGTTGAGGTAGACCGCCGACTTGTCCTTGTCGTCCTTGACCGAGGTGAGCAGGGCGGCCATGTACTCGGCCGGGTAGTTCGCCTTGAGGTACGCGGTCCAGTAGGAGACCAGTCCGTACGCGGCGGAGTGGGCCTTGTTGAAGGCGTAGCCGGCGAAGGGGACCAGGACGTCCCACAGGGCCTGGATGGCCTCGTCGCTGTAGCCGTTCTTCTGGGCACCGGCCTGGAAGATGGTGAAGTTCTTCGCCAGTTCGTCGGGCTTCTTCTTGCCCATCACACGGCGCAGGATGTCGGCCTCGCCCAGCGAGTACCCGGCGATGATCTGGGCCGCCTTCTGCACCTGCTCCTGGTAGACGATCAGGCCGTAGGTGACCGCGAGGACCTCCTGGAGCGGCTCCTCCAGCTCCTTGTGGATCGGGGTGATCTCCTGGCGGCCGTTCTTGCGCTCGGCGTAGTTGATGTGCGAGTTCATGCCCATCGGGCCCGGTCGGTACAGGGCCGAGACGGCGGAGATGTCCTCGAAGTTGTCGGGCTGCATCTGGCGGAGCAGGGAGCGCATCGGGCCGCCGTCGAACTGGAAGACGCCGAGGGTGTCACCGCGGCAGAGCAGTTCGAAGGTCTTGGGGTCGTCCAGCGGGAGGGCGAGCATCTCCAGGTCGATGCCCTTGTTGGCCTTCACCATCTTGATGGCGTCGTCCATGATCGTGAGGTTGCGCAGGCCCAGGAAGTCCATCTTCAGCAGGCCGAGCGACTCGCACTGCGGGTAGTCCCACTGGGTGATCGTCACGCCGTCGGTGTGCCGCACCCAGATCGGGGCGTGGTCGACGATGGGCTCGCTGGACATGATCACGCCGGCCGCGTGCACACCCATCTGCCGGACCAGGCCCTCGACGCCCTTGGCGGTGTCGATGACCTTCTTCACGTCCGGTTCGTTCTCGTACATCGACCGGATCTCGCCCGCCTCGCTGTAGCGCGGGTGGGAGGGGTCGGTGATGCCGTTGAGGTCGATGCCCTTGCCGAGGACGTCGGCGGGCATCGCCTTGGTGAGCCGGTCGCCCATCGCGTACGGGTAGCCCAGCACGCGCGCGGAGTCCTTGATGGCGTTCTTCGCCTTGATCTTGCCGTAGGTGCCGATCATGGCGACCTTGTCGGCGCCGTACTTCTCGGTGACGTACCGGATCACCTCGACGCGCCTGCGCTCGTCGAAGTCGATGTCGACATCGGGCATGGAGACGCGCTCGGGGTTGAGGAACCGCTCGAAGATCAGGCCGTGCGGGATCGGGTCGAGGTCGGTGATGCCCATGGCGTACGCGACGATCGAACCGGCGGCGGAACCACGGCCGGGGCCGACCGCGATGCCCTGGGTCTTGGCCCACATGATGAAGTCGGCGACGACGAGGAAGTACCCCGGGAACCCCATCTGGATGATGACGTCCATCTCGTACTCGGCCTGCTTCTGCCGGTCGTCGGGGATGCCGCCGGGGAAGCGGCGCTCCATGCCCCGGCGCACCTCCTCCTGGAACCAGGTGACCTCGGTGAAGCCGTCGGGGATGTCGAACTTCGGCATGAGGTTCTTGGCCTCGAACATGCCGGAGGTGTCGATCTGCTCGGCGACCAGCAGGGTGTTGGCACAGCCCTCCTGCCAGGCGTCCGAGGAGTCGACGGCGTACATCTCCTCGGTGGACTTCAGGTAGTAGCCGGTGCCGTCGAACTTGAAGCGGTCCGGGTCGGAGAGGTTCTTGCCGGTCTGGATGCACAGCAGGGCGTCGTGCGCGGTCGCCTCGTGCGCGTACGTGTAGTGCGAGTCGTTCGTGACCAGCGGCGGGATGCCGAGTTTCTTGCCGACGCGGAGCAGGTCCTCGCGGACCCGGTGCTCGATGTCGATGCCGTGGTCCATCAGCTCCAGGAAGTAGCGGTCCTTGCCGAAGATGTCCTGGTACTCGGAGGCCGCCTTCACCGCCTCGTCGAACTGGCCGAGGCGCAGCCGGGTCTGCAGCTCGCCGGAGGGGCAGCCGGTGGAGGCGATGAGCCCCTCGGACCACTGGGAGATGGTCTCCTTGTCCATCCGGGGCCACTTCTGCAGCCAGCCCTCGGCGTACGCGTCGGAGGAGAGCTTGAAGAGGTTGTGCAGGCCCGTCCTGTTCGCCGCCCAGATCGTCTTGTGCGTGTAACCACCCGAACCGGACACGTCGTCGCGCTTCTGGTGCGGCTGGCCCCACTGGATCTTGCGCTTGTTGCGCCGGGACTCGGGGGCGACGTACGCCTCGATGCCGATGATCGGGGTGACGCCGGCCTTCTTGGCGGTGTGGAAGAAGTCGTAGGCCCCGTGGAGGTTGCCGTGGTCGGACATCGCGATGTGGGTCATGCCCATCTCGTTGCACGCGTTGAACATGTCCTTGAGCCGCGCGGCACCGTCCAGCAGCGAGTACTGGGTGTGGACGTGCAGGTGCGTGAACGGCGGCTTTGACACGGCTTCGGCCTCCAAGGGACACAACAGGGGAAACAGGCGTGAACGGCATCCCCACGGGCTGCGGACAGTCTGGGGGACAGCGTCGAAGTCTATGCCTCGGGACTGACACCGCGAGGGGTGTCCCCCGTACCTTTCGACGAAGGAGTCGCGGGCACTCGCGCGCGGCTCCGCACGTTGAGAGATCGACCCACCCGTGATCATCAGGAGGCACCCCGCGATGTCGGTTCCCCAGCTCGACGACGAGCGACGCGGCGAGGAGATCCTCGCCGTCTTCGACACCGCCTTCGGCCAGCTCCTGGCCGCCGATCCGGCCGCGTTCCGCGTGAAGTTCCGGAAGATGGCGGCATCGGCCTTCGCGTTCTACCGGGGCACGGCGTGCCTGTTCTACAAGGATCTGGACGACGAGAAGGCCGCCGGTCCGTTCCTGGACGAGCGCACCTCGCGCGTGTGGATCCACGGCGACCTGCACGCGGAGAACTTCGGCACGTACATGGACTCCACGGGCCGCCTGATCTTCAATGTGAACGACTTCGACGAGGCCTACGTCGCCCCCTTCACCTGGGACCTGCAGCGCTTCGCCGCCTCCGTGGCGCTCATCGGGTACGCGAAGGCGCTCGGCGACGAGCAGATCACGGAGCTGGTGGAGACCTACGCGGCCGCCTACCGCGAGCGGATCCACGCGGTGGCGACCGGCGCCAAGCGGGACGAGGTGCCTCCGTTCACGCTCGACACCGCCCAGGGCCCGCTGCTGGACGCGCTGCGCGACGCCCGCTCGCTGACCCGTTTCGGCCTGCTGGACTCGATGACGGAGATCCGCGACTTCGAGCGCCGCTTCGCGCCGGGGGGCGGCTCCATCGAGCTGGACGCGGCCACGCGCTACAAGGTGCTGGCCGCCTTCGACGGCTATCTGGAGACGCTCCCGGAGTCCTCGCTGACCCGCCCGGACTCCTACCGGGTGAAGGACGTCGTCGGCCGCCGGGGCATCGGCATCGGCTCGGCGGGTCTGCCGTCGTACAACATCCTGCTGGAGGGGCAGAGCGACGCCCTGGAGAACGATGTGGTGATCTACATCAAGCAGGCCCAGACCCCGGCCGTCTCCCGGCACATCACCGACCAGCGGATCCGTGACTACTTCCAGCACGAGGGTCACCGCACGGTGATCTCGCAGCGGGCCCTGCAGGCCCACGCCGACCCGTGGCTGGGCTGGACCGAGCTGGACGGCGCCGGGCAGCTGGTCGCCGAGGTGTCGCCGTACGCGGTGGACCTGGACTGGAGCGACATCGACGACCTGGAGGAGATCGCCACGGTCGTCGCCGACCTCGGCCGGGCCACGGCCACGATGCACGCGGCGGCGGACGACCTGACGGGGCAGTCCCTGGTGCCGTTCTCCACGGAGCGGGCCATCGACGCGGCGATCGCCGCCGACGAGGAGGGCTTCGCACCGCTCCTGGTGGACTTCGCGCACGCGTACGGGGCTCGCGCGCGCAGGGACCACCAGATCTTCGTCGACCTCTTCCGCAACGGCCGGATCCCCGGCCTGCGCAACCACTGAGCACACGCGGAAGGGGCACCGACGCCGACGAGACGTCGGGCACTCACAGGGACCTTTTAGCGGTCCCTTACGTGCCCGCGTGGGACACTCTCAGTCGCCATGGACATATCCGGGACCCACTTCAGAGCCGTACGCGCGGCGCTGTTCACGGCTGTCGTCGTGACGCTCGGCACCGCGTCGCACGTGCTGCTGTCCGGGGTCCCGCTCCCGCTCACCGTCGTCGGCGCGATCACCGCCGCCGTCTTCCTCGCCGCCTACGCGCTGGCCGGCCGCGAGCGCGGCTTCGGGCGGATCGCCGGGGTGCTGATCCCGCTGGAGCTGACCGCCGACACGGTCTTCACCGCGGGTCAGCACGCCTGTTACGGCGAGGCGGGCGGTCCCGTCACGGGTCCGCTGCGCCAGGTCGGGCTGGACGTGCTGTGCGGCGGCGGCAGTGTGGGCGCGCCGCTGGCGCGGGTCGCCGGCGGTTCCGAGCGGGCGGCGGCGCTGCTCGCGGGCGCCGGTCCGGGGGTCGCCTGGCTGCTGCTCGCCGCGCACATCGGCGTCGGCCTGCTGGCCGCCGCCTGGCTGCGGCGCGGCGAGCGGGCGCTGGCCCAGCTGCTGGACGCCGCGGTCGCCGCGGGTTTCCGGCCGCTGCTGATCGCGGTCGCCGCGGTCCTGGTGCGGCCCCCGCGGGCCCAGCACCGGCCGACGCGCACCGCGCACCGTACGGACAGTGCGCGCACCCTTCTCCACACGCACTCCCTGGGGCGGCGTGGACCGCCGTGCTCGGTCACCTTCGCGTGACCACCTCCTGAGCACGAACAGGTCCCCCCTCACATCTCTCCGCGCACCACGTGTGCGCGTTTCCCAGGGAGTTCATCCACATGAGCAAGCGGAACAGCAGCGCGGCGAAGTCGGCGGCCCGTGAGCGGCTGCGTCTGGAGCGCGAGCGTCAGGCCAGGCGCGCGAAGGTCAGGCGGCAGGCGATCGTGGCGTCCTCGATCGTCGCGGTCCTCGCGATAGCCGGCGGCATCGGCTACGCCGTCGTCCAGAACAACCAGCCCACCAAGTGGGAGGAGGCCGCCAAGGCCACGGTGGTGGCCCCGGCGAACACCTCGGGCAAGAACGGCACCACCGTGCTGATCGGCGACTCCACGACCAAGAACGTGGTCCACCTGTACGAGGACCCGCGCTGCCCGGCCTGCGCCGCCTTCGAGCAGACCGTCGGCGAGACGGTGAACAAGGGCATGAAGGACGGCGACTACAAGCTCTCCTTCACGCTGGGCACCTTCCTGGACGGCAACCTCACCGGCGAGGGCTCGAAGAACGCGCTGAGCGCCCTCGGCGCCGCCCTGGACGTCAGCCCCGACGCGTTCCTCGCCTACAAGACCGCGTTGTACTCGACGAAGTACCACCCGGAGGAGACCACCGACGAGTTCGCCAAGGACAGCTATCTGATCAAGGTGGCGAACACGGTCGACGCGCTGAAGAACGACAAGAAGTTCCAGGACGCCGTGAAGAAGGGCACCTACGACGCCTGGGCGATGAGGATGAGCAAGTCCTTCGACGACGCCGACGGGGTCAAGTCGACTCCGACCATCAAGATCAACGACAAGGTGATCGCCAACCCGTCGACGGTCGCGGACTGGGAGAAGGCGCTCAAGGACGCGGGCGTCACCGATTAGCGGGCCGCAGGCGGCCGCCGCGGGGCACGTGTGAACGGGCGGGCGCCCCGGAGAACGACTCCGGGGCGCCCGCCCGACGGCGGCTGCGGCTACGACGGCTCGGCGGCTACGGCGCGATGTACGGCTTGACCCGCTTGCGGTAGTCCTCGGCACGCACCTCGTTGTAGTACTTGTCGGCGTCCTCGTCGTCCGAGGTGAAGATGTAGACCGGGCACTCGTCGGACTCGGCCTTGCCCTTGTACACGTACCGCTCCTTGCCGGTGCGCGCCTCGACGACCCGCACCCGGTACGAGGTGTTGTACGTCCGGATCTTCAGCGGCTTGCCGTCGGCCTCCATGTCGCAGACCTTGCCGGTCGCAGTGGCCTTCGTGCGCTCGACGCAGACGACCAGCTCCGCCTCCTCCGGCTTGTCCTCGTAGCCGAGGAACCAGCCCTTGGGGAAGTCGCCGTCGACGGGCACGCTGCTCGTCCAGCCGTCACCGGTGCTGTTCATGAGCTGCGCCGGGTGCACGGTCTTCTTCGCTCGGTCGTAGGCCGGCAGTCCTTCGAAGCCGAGCCCGTCCGAGCAGACCCGCTCCAGGTCCTGGGTCGTCACCGGAACCTCCGGTTCGTCCGCGGCGGCCCCGCCCGACGACGATCCGCCGCCGCTCCCGGCCCCCGTGGTCGCGGCGGGTGACGAACACCCGCACAGGACCACGCCCAGCACTCCTGCGGCGACCCAGATCCGGGCACGCTGCATGACGACCTCCCTGCCGAAAGAGAAAAGCGGCAGGCAGGGCATGTCCCCCCGGGTCATGCCCTGTCCCCCCTGCCCTGCCGAACAGAAGCCTGCCGGACGCAGGGCCCCCGGATATCGGGGAAGATCCCCCATGTAGTGGTGCGACCCCCGGGGAAGTGGGGGCTACCCTGTACGCGCCTCGAAGGTGCATTCGAGGGGTGCCCGGCGGGGGTTGCGTACGGGGGCGTACGCGGGCTGCCACGACCATCCCGACAGGGCGCAGGGGGCCTGCAGTTGTCGTCGTTCTCTTCGATGCCGTCGTCGTTCTCCTCGACGCGGTCCTCGGCGTTCTCGTCGGTTCCGGCGTTCTCGTCCTTCTCGTCCCTCACGTCCTTCTCGTCGTTGTCGTCGCCCACTCCGGTCGGCAGACAGGCGGAGCGGGACCTGCTGACGGCTGCCGTCGGGGCGGCCCGGGACGGGCGGGGTTCGTCGGTGTTCGTGCTGGGCGAGCCCGGAATCGGCAAGTCCCGGCTCGTCGAGGACGCCGCGTCGGCCGCCGCCGCTGCCGGGGCACGGATCCTGCGCGGGCGCGCCGCGTCCGCCGGGCGGGCCGTGCCCCTGCGTCCGCTGGCGGAGGCGGTGTTCTCGGGGTCACGGGGCGAGGGTGCGCCCTCAAGCGGGGATCTGGGCTTCTACGAACCGCTGTTGTCCCGGCTGTGCGGGCTGGCACCGCAGGACGGCGCCCCGCTCGTCGGGTACGCCGAGGCGGTGCTCCGGCTCCTGCACGTCCTCGGCCGGCAGGGCGGCTGTGTCCTGGTGCTGGAGGATCTGCACGACGCGGACGCCGACACGCTCGCCATCGTCGACTATCTGACGGACAACCTCGCCGGCCAGCGGGCCGTGCTGCTGGCCACCCTGCGCGGCGAGCCCGGCCCGGCGCTCGACCTCGCCGAGGGTGCCACGTCCCGTCGTACGGCCCGCACGATCCGCCTCGCCCGCCTCGGGCCGGGCGGCACCGCCGAGCTGGCCGCCCGGTGTCTGGGCCACGACACCGCCGAGGACGTCCCGGCGGCGGTGCTGGACCGGCTGCACACGGTGTCGGAGGGTGTTCCCTTCGTGGTGGAGGAACTGCTGCGGGCCATGGTCGACGGCGGCGGTCTCGTCCGGGACGAGAACTCCCGCTGGACGGTGACCGGCTCGCTGGACGCCGGCGTGCCCGACACCGTCGCCGCCGCCGTCCTGCAGCGCGTGGACCAGTTGCCACCGGCCGGCATCGCCCTGCTGGAAGCGGCGGCGGTCCTCGGCAGACGCTTTCCCGTGGACATCGCCGCCCGTGCGGCGGGCCTGGACCACGCCACCGCCCTCACCCAGCTCCGCCACGCGGCCCACGCCCACCTGGTCTCCGACGCCACCACCGCGTCGGACCCCGGCTGGCACACCTTCCGCCACGCCCTCACCGCCGACGCCATCACCCGCCGCCTCCTCCCGCCGGAGCGCACGGCGCTGTGCCTGGCGGCAGCGGACGCGATCGAGGCGGCGAAGGGGGTGGGGCGTCAGGAGGCGAGCGCCGGCGGGCCGGGCTTCGACCGGGCAGGCCTCGACGCGGCGGACTCTGCCGAGGC is drawn from Streptomyces bottropensis ATCC 25435 and contains these coding sequences:
- the dnaE gene encoding DNA polymerase III subunit alpha, yielding MSKPPFTHLHVHTQYSLLDGAARLKDMFNACNEMGMTHIAMSDHGNLHGAYDFFHTAKKAGVTPIIGIEAYVAPESRRNKRKIQWGQPHQKRDDVSGSGGYTHKTIWAANRTGLHNLFKLSSDAYAEGWLQKWPRMDKETISQWSEGLIASTGCPSGELQTRLRLGQFDEAVKAASEYQDIFGKDRYFLELMDHGIDIEHRVREDLLRVGKKLGIPPLVTNDSHYTYAHEATAHDALLCIQTGKNLSDPDRFKFDGTGYYLKSTEEMYAVDSSDAWQEGCANTLLVAEQIDTSGMFEAKNLMPKFDIPDGFTEVTWFQEEVRRGMERRFPGGIPDDRQKQAEYEMDVIIQMGFPGYFLVVADFIMWAKTQGIAVGPGRGSAAGSIVAYAMGITDLDPIPHGLIFERFLNPERVSMPDVDIDFDERRRVEVIRYVTEKYGADKVAMIGTYGKIKAKNAIKDSARVLGYPYAMGDRLTKAMPADVLGKGIDLNGITDPSHPRYSEAGEIRSMYENEPDVKKVIDTAKGVEGLVRQMGVHAAGVIMSSEPIVDHAPIWVRHTDGVTITQWDYPQCESLGLLKMDFLGLRNLTIMDDAIKMVKANKGIDLEMLALPLDDPKTFELLCRGDTLGVFQFDGGPMRSLLRQMQPDNFEDISAVSALYRPGPMGMNSHINYAERKNGRQEITPIHKELEEPLQEVLAVTYGLIVYQEQVQKAAQIIAGYSLGEADILRRVMGKKKPDELAKNFTIFQAGAQKNGYSDEAIQALWDVLVPFAGYAFNKAHSAAYGLVSYWTAYLKANYPAEYMAALLTSVKDDKDKSAVYLNECRRMRIKVLPPNVNESEHNFAAQGDDVILFGLEAVRNVGTNVVESIIRSRKAKGKYASFPDYLDKVEAVACNKRTTESLIKAGAFDTMGHTRKGLTAHFDSMIDNVVAVKRKEAEGQFDLFGGMGEEESNEPGFGLDVEFTTDEWEKTYLLAQEREMLGLYVSDHPLFGLEHVLSDKADAGIAQLTGGEHADGAVVTIGGIISGLQRKMTKQGNAWAIATVEDLAGSIECMFFPASYQLVSTQLVEDAVVFVKGRLDKREEVPRLVAMEMQVPDLSNAGTNAPVILTIPATRVTPPMVSRLGEILTHHKGDSEVRIRLQGPTKTTVLRLDRHRVKPDPALFGDLKVLLGPSCLAG
- a CDS encoding ABC transporter ATP-binding protein, encoding MSTRTAQAVRHGGDVVCAVRGLTKTYPATRGRRGTPGTPEVRANDAVALEVRRGEIFGLLGPNGAGKTTLVRQLTGLMRPDDGTVDILGHDIVRHPERAARILAYLGQESTALDELTVALAAETTGRLRGLEVRRARAERDAVLEELGLTGLAARPLKKLSGGQRRLACFATALVGERPLLVLDEPTSGMDPVARRAVWAAVDRRRARSGTTVLLVTHNVIEAETVLDRVAVLDQGRVIACDTPAGLKERVAGEVRVELVWREKAPLDVPEVAALRPRAVESGRRWTLRLAPEEARAVVATVTGGAAFVALDDFTLATPSLEDVYLALGGSAGSAQGLVKG
- a CDS encoding NYN domain-containing protein, which gives rise to MDRCIVLVDAGYLLGAAASLLAGEPSRSRITVDHAALIQGLRERAEADTERPLLRIYWFDGAPDRVPQPEHRRLRVMPRVTVRLGALTRSDGRWAQKGVDAAMHAELTELARNRACSDVVLVTGDGDLLPGMMAAKEHGVAVHLWAVQAADGDYNQSEDLVAEADERRVLDRMWITKAVRAKDLGGVCAPQPVPRPEIAAILSAPLPESALAAATERPTGEPEHTSGAGAARNGTEERAATHKGVPTPKDLAAMRAPGAHPAQHPATATLRWSSDKGWVDRPGGAAEPPEAAAMPTLAQLTSAEQRWADREEDITTVGGDPFEVGQVFARRWMARLPDQTHLQKLSGMYPRVPHRVDGELLRYAARFGLLAHKDDQIDEHDRYAIRAGFWREIDVRTTSGGGASTS
- a CDS encoding ABC transporter permease; protein product: MGDSRSAEEQLDVSVVPAEILPGQALAAEGRVEREAAELGPRARLWPSLCAVYRAQLSRARVARIPLLFVATFQSIGIMILMRGVVDGGAEAHAVVAGSAVLVVAFVALNLLAQYFGQLRSSGGLDHYATLPVPPAAVVLGAAGAYASFTVPGTVVTAVFGCVLFGLPLTHLWMLAAVIPLVGAALAGLGAALGLLAPRPELATVLGQLGMSAALLLGVLPAGRMPGFIQFARDLLPSTYGVEALARTFGPNPDWAFVLGDLAVCAGVGVVSLAVATWAYRRAAVR
- a CDS encoding DUF2252 domain-containing protein, with the translated sequence MSVPQLDDERRGEEILAVFDTAFGQLLAADPAAFRVKFRKMAASAFAFYRGTACLFYKDLDDEKAAGPFLDERTSRVWIHGDLHAENFGTYMDSTGRLIFNVNDFDEAYVAPFTWDLQRFAASVALIGYAKALGDEQITELVETYAAAYRERIHAVATGAKRDEVPPFTLDTAQGPLLDALRDARSLTRFGLLDSMTEIRDFERRFAPGGGSIELDAATRYKVLAAFDGYLETLPESSLTRPDSYRVKDVVGRRGIGIGSAGLPSYNILLEGQSDALENDVVIYIKQAQTPAVSRHITDQRIRDYFQHEGHRTVISQRALQAHADPWLGWTELDGAGQLVAEVSPYAVDLDWSDIDDLEEIATVVADLGRATATMHAAADDLTGQSLVPFSTERAIDAAIAADEEGFAPLLVDFAHAYGARARRDHQIFVDLFRNGRIPGLRNH